The following proteins are encoded in a genomic region of Arachis stenosperma cultivar V10309 chromosome 4, arast.V10309.gnm1.PFL2, whole genome shotgun sequence:
- the LOC130973863 gene encoding acetyl-coenzyme A carboxylase carboxyl transferase subunit alpha, chloroplastic, translated as MASSSAAASLAGGSASDLLRSSTSGFSGVPLRTLGRARLPLKQRDFSVSCKMRKVKKHEHPWPDNPDPNVKGGVLSHLSPFKPLKEKPKPVTLDFEKPLIALQKKIIDVRKMANETGLDFSDQILSLETKYQQALKDLYTHLTPIQRVNIARHPNRPTFLDHIYNITDKFVELHGDRAGYDDPAIVTGIGTIDGRRYMFIGQQKGRNTKENIQRNFGMPTPHGYRKALRLMEYADHHGFPIVTFIDTPGAYADLKSEELGQGEAIAHNLRSMFGLKVPVISIVIGEGGSGGALAIGCGNKLLMLENAVFYVASPEACAAILWKSAKAAPKAAEKLRITASELCRLEIADGVIPEPLGGAHADPSWTSQQIKKAVNEAMDELTKMNTEELLRHRMLKFRKIGGFQEGIPVEPKKKINMKKKDIPIANKISDAELEVEVEKLKQQILDSKESSIEPRLDLDDMIKQLQIEVDQEYSEAVNAIGLSDRMSKLKEEVVKANTDNQFIDPLLKSKIEKLKEEFDQKLSTAPNFGRLENKVNMLKELSKVKRLQDQNKRTSALEQELKTKFDGIMKNPRIKEKYEALKSEIQAAGASSSRDLDDDLKQKIVEFNKEFDSLLAESLKSAGMEVKIAPARPRDSSGESAELGYESKIEELREGISKEIEKLANSSNIKSKIELLKLEVAKAGETPDTESKNRIAALVQQIKQSLEEAVDSSSLKEEYENLVSKISSRDSEMEDGLTNDQLREKVGANRSFS; from the exons ATGGCTTCTTCCTCTGCTGCTGCATCTCTTGCCGGCGGTTCGGCCTCGGATCTGCTGAGGAGTTCAACAAGTGGATTCAGCGGTGTCCCTTTGAGGACTTTAGGGAGGGCAAGGTTGCCCTTGAAGCAAAGGGACTTCTCAGTGTCTTGTAAGATGAGGAAGGTGAAGAAGCATGAGCACCCTTGGCCTGATAACCCTGATCCCAATGTGAAAGGCGGGGTGCTGAGCCACCTCTCACCTTTCAAACCACTCAAGGAGAAGCCGAAACCGGTCACTTTGGATTTCGAGAAGCCCCTTATTGCTCTGCAAAAGAAGATCATAGAT GTGCGGAAGATGGCAAACGAAACTGGTTTGGATTTTAGTGATCAGATTCTCTCATTGGAAACCAAGTACCAGCAG GCTTTGAAGGATTTATACACGCATCTGACTCCTATTCAGCGGGTCAACATTGCACGGCATCCTAACAGGCCGACTTTCCTTGATCATATCTATAACATTACTGACAAG TTTGTGGAACTCCATGGTGATCGAGCAGGTTACGATGACCCTGCTATTGTTACTGGTATAGGGACTATAGATGGTAGAAGGTACATGTTCATTGGTCAGCAAAAGGGTAGAAATACCAAAGAAAACATTCAGCGGAACTTTGGGATGCCAACTCCACATGG TTATAGGAAGGCTCTTCGCTTGATGGAATATGCAGATCACCATGGGTTTCCAATTGTTACTTTCATTGACACGCCTGGGGCATATGCTGACCTTAAATCAGAGGAACTGGGTCAA GGTGAAGCGATTGCTCATAATCTGAGATCCATGTTTGGCCTGAAAGTTCCAGTTATATCCATAGTTATTGGAGAAGGTGGTTCTGGTGGTGCCCTTGCTATTGGATGTGGCAACAAATTACTTATGCTTGAAAATGCAGTTTTCTATGTTGCCAG TCCTGAGGCATGTGCAGCAATCTTGTGGAAGAGTGCTAAAGCAGCACCAAAG GCTGCTGAGAAACTGAGGATCACAGCCAGTGAATTGTGCCGATTGGAAATTGCAGATGGGGTTATCCCT GAGCCACTTGGTGGTGCACATGCAGATCCATCTTGGACCTCGCAACAGATAAAAAAAGCAGTCAATGAAGCCATGGAT GAGCTCACCAAGATGAATACCGAAGAGCTACTACGACATCGCATGCTTAAGTTCCGCAAGATTGGTGGGTTCCAGGAAGGAATTCCTGTAGAACCTAAGAAGAAAATCAACATGAAGAAGAAAGATATACCAATTGCCAATAAGATTTCGGATGCCGAATTAGAGGTTGAAGTTGAGAAACTGAAGCAGCAAATCTTGGATTCTAAGGAATCCTCTATTGAGCCGAGATTAGATCTGGATGATATGATAAAACAACTGCAAATAGAGGTTGACCAAGAGTACTCTGAGGCAGTTAATGCCATTGGCTTGTCTGACAGGATGTCAAAACTAAAGGAGGAGGTTGTGAAAGCAAACACAGATAACCAATTTATTGATCCGTTGCTGAAGAGTAAGATAGAAAAGCTAAAGGAGGAGTTTGATCAGAAATTGTCCACGGCACCCAACTTTGGCAGGCTGGAGAATAAGGTTAACATGTTGAAAGAATTGTCTAAGGTAAAGCGTTTGCAAGATCAGAACAAGCGAACTTCTGCACTGGAGCAAGAATTGAAGACAAAATTCGATGGCATCATGAAGAATCCAAGAATAAAGGAAAAGTATGAGGCATTGAAGTCTGAAATTCAAGCTGCCGGGGCATCCTCCTCTAGGGATTTGGATGATGATCTGAAGCAGAAAATTGtggagtttaataaagaatttgACTCGCTGCTGGCTGAGTCTTTGAAGTCGGCCGGCATGGAAGTTAAGATTGCTCCAGCAAGGCCACGAGACAGCTCAGGGGAGTCTGCAGAGTTAGGATATGAATCGAAGATAGAAGAATTAAGAGAGGGTATAAGTAAGGAAATCGAGAAGTTGGCGAACTCATCCAACATTAAGAGCAAGATTGAACTATTGAAATTGGAGGTTGCTAAGGCTGGAGAGACACCTGATACAGAATCAAAAAATAGAATTGCTGCTTTGGTGCAACAAATTAAGCAGAGCCTTGAAGAGGCTGTTGACTCGTCTAGCTTGAAAGAGGAGTATGAAAATCTGGTTTCTAAGATTTCCAGCAGAGATTCGGAAATGGAAGATGGTCTCACCAATGATCAGTTGCGAGAGAAAGTTGGTGCAAACCGCAGCTTTTCTTAA